A section of the Ictalurus punctatus breed USDA103 chromosome 8, Coco_2.0, whole genome shotgun sequence genome encodes:
- the LOC108268746 gene encoding uncharacterized protein LOC108268746 codes for MTVVWILVSSLCIISAPAQSLDLSRPSFISVRSGECVTLNCTLIGSSLDLVIWYKQIFGEMPQKVGEGLAYKDVKISPEFKTSGYKMETTDSGISLTISHIKKEHGGLYYCGQLSWENVAVNLSRGTFLDVTDERDISVSVFQSGVSDSVPAGVSVTLQCSVLSESRSAELQVLWFRAAPPQSHPQIIYTHHNSSHQCESGSSTHTCVYNFSKNILSLSDTGTYYCAVSVCGKIIFGNGTQVQLKSVDPAVICLAVALVVCVVVISIQALLFCKWRTHEQHTNKQNTKRRPKKTSTQDRDSVELNYAALHFKEKKTKTGREKRKQPQDSVYSEVRSLTTT; via the exons ATGACTGTAGTCTGGATTCTTGTCTCATCTCTTTGCATAATAT cagctcCAGCCCAAAGTTTGGATCTTTCCCGACCATCATTTATCTCAGTAAGGTCTGGTGAATGTGTCACTCTTAACTGCACATTGATCGGGAGTTCATTAGATCTTGTCATTTGGTACAAACAAATATTTGGAGAGATGCCTCAAAAAGTGGGAGAAGGATTAGCATATAAGGATGTCAAAATCAGCCCCGAGTTCAAAACATCTGGATATAAAATGGAGACGACTGATAGCGGCATTTCTCTGACAATTTCacatataaaaaaagaacatggaGGACTTTACTACTGTGGACAATTGAGCTGGGAAAATGTAGCTGTTAATCTATCCAGAGGAACTTTCTTGGATGTAACAG ATGAGAGAGATATAAGCGTCTCAGTGTTCCAGAGCGGCGTGTCAGACTCGGTTCCTGCAGGAGTGTCAGTGACTCTGCAGTGCTCGGTTCTCTCTGAGAGCAGATCAGCAGAACTCCAAGTGCTCTGGTTCAGAGCTGCTCCACCACAATCCCATCCtcaaatcatttacactcatcACAACAGCAGCCATCAGTGTGAGAGCGGctcttctacacacacctgtgtgtacaaCTTCTCCAAGAACATCCTCAGCCTCAGTGATACTGGAACTTACTACTGCGCTGTGTCCGTGTGTGGGAAGATCATTTTTGGGAACGGGACACAAGTACAATTGa AATCTGTGGATCCTGCAGTGATCTGCCTCGCTGTAGCTTTGGTTGTGTGCGTGGTTGTGATCTCTATTCAAGCTCTGTTATTCTGTAAGTGGAGAACCCATGAACAACACACAA acaaacaaaacactaaGAGAAGACCTAAGAAAACAAGCACTCAG GACCGTGACTCTGTGGAGCTGAATTATGCTGCcttacattttaaagaaaagaaaaccaaaacagggagagaaaagagaaaacaacCTCAAGACAGTGTGTACTCTGAAGTCAGATCTCTCACCACTACCTAG